In a genomic window of Bubalus bubalis isolate 160015118507 breed Murrah chromosome 17, NDDB_SH_1, whole genome shotgun sequence:
- the LOC123465037 gene encoding histone-lysine N-methyltransferase SETMAR-like has translation MAFCQVKNLFGFKNQVVGALRAQRRGPGWRLSRKRARRYTPDHVAGPGADTDPSQITFPGCACLKTPCLPGTCSCLRHENNYDDRSCLRDIGSEAKCAEPVFECNVLCQCSERCRNRVVQWGLQFHLQVFKTDHKGWGLRTLDFIPKGRFVCEYAGEVLGISEVQRRVQLQTIHDSNYIIAIREHVYNGQVMETFVDPASIGNIGRFLNHSCEPNLLMIPVRIDSMVPKLALFAARDILPEEELSYDYSGRFLNLMNSEDKERLDNGKLRKPCYCGARSCAAFLPYDSSLYCPTAKPDTSEEGRA, from the coding sequence ATGGCTTTCTGCCAAGTTAAGAATCTTTTTGGCTTTAAGAATCAAGTAGTAGGCGCGCTGCGTGCGCAGCGTCGGGGTCCGGGCTGGCGCCTTTCCAGGAAGCGTGCTAGAAGGTACACTCCTGATCATGTAGCTGGGCCTGGAGCAGATACAGATCCCTCTCAAATAACCTTTCCTGGATGTGCTTGTCTCAAAACTCCCTGCCTCCCTGGTACTTGTTCCTGTCTCCGTCATGAGAATAACTATGACGATCGTTCATGCCTCAGAGATATAGGATCCGAAGCAAAGTGCGCTGAGCCAGTTTTCGAGTGCAATGTCCTGTGCCAGTGCAGCGAGCGCTGCAGGAACAGAGTGGTCCAGTGGGGTCTGCAGTTCCACCTCCAGGTGTTCAAGACAGATCACAAAGGCTGGGGACTTCGTACCCTGGACTTCATACCAAAAGGACGGTTTGTCTGTGAATATGCCGGTGAGGTGTTAGGAATCTCTGAAGTGCAGAGAAGAGTTCAGTTACAAACAATACATGATTCGAATTACATTATAGCCATCAGGGAGCATGTCTATAATGGGCAGGTAATGGAAACATTTGTGGATCCTGCCTCTATAGGAAATATTGGAAGATTCCTTAACCATTCTTGTGAGCCAAACCTGTTGATGATTCCTGTCCGAATAGACTCAATGGTACCAAAGTTGGCACTTTTTGCAGCCAGAGACATTCTGCCAGAAGAAGAACTCTCTTATGACTACTCAGGAAGATTTCTTAATCTAATGAATAGTGAAGACAAAGAAAGGTTAGATAATGGGAAATTAAGGAAACCTTGTTACTGTGGTGCCAGATCATGTGCTGCATTCCTGCCCTATGACAGCTCCCTGTACTGCCCCACAGCAAAGCCAGACACGAGTGAGGAAGGAAGAGCCTAA